In a single window of the Coffea eugenioides isolate CCC68of chromosome 3, Ceug_1.0, whole genome shotgun sequence genome:
- the LOC113765748 gene encoding UDP-glycosyltransferase 74E2-like, with amino-acid sequence MDKIGCRIHVLAIPYPLQGHLNPMLQLCKRLTSKGVRITLVTITSARLSVQNQFESIQIEYILDDDNIEAEGSNDSEKGAAHFKRIQIAVSDNLAKLVEEKASSGHPVNIVLYDSMMPWILEIVQGQLGLKGAAFFTQACAVSAIYNHIHRGTLKVPLETSTILLPSMPQLESNDLPSFVYNPGPYPDVLDLVLAQNINLEKSDWLLFNSFDKLENEVVTWLTERYPIKTIGPSTPSMYTDKRLKDDKDYTVNFFTPDSGACLKWLDTKETGSVVYVSFGSMSDLGENQMQEIACGLMNCTCNFLWVVRPSEESKIPRDFMFESQERGLIVNWCPQPKVLSHRAVGCFMTHCGWNSTIEALSLGVPMVTMPVWADQTTNSKYIVDVWKVGLRVKGSEEREMVTREEVERTIREVMHGEKTSELRSNALRWKELAKEANSEGGSSDKNIEEFVSSVESTHSLS; translated from the exons ATGGATAAAATTGGATGTAGAATTCACGTTCTGGCCATCCCTTACCCTCTACAAGGCCACCTCAATCCGATGCTGCAATTATGCAAGCGTTTAACCTCAAAGGGTGTTAGAATCACGCTAGTCACTATCACCTCAGCCCGTCTATCAGTGCAAAATCAGTTTGAATCGATCCAGATCGAGTATATTCTAGACGATGATAACATTGAAGCTGAGGGATCAAACGATTCGGAGAAAGGTGCTGCCCACTTCAAACGGATTCAAATCGCAGTTTCAGATAATTTGGCCAAGTTAGTTGAAGAAAAGGCGAGTTCTGGTCATCCTGTGAATATAGTTCTGTATGATTCAATGATGCCTTGGATTTTGGAGATAGTGCAGGGACAACTAGGCCTCAAAGGGGCTGCGTTTTTCACTCAGGCTTGCGCTGTTTCTGCAATATACAACCATATTCATCGAGGAACGTTGAAAGTTCCTCTAGAGACATCTACCATATTGCTTCCTTCAATGCCACAACTGGAGTCGAATGATCTGCCTTCTTTTGTTTATAATCCTGGTCCATACCCAGATGTTTTGGATCTTGTCCTCGCTCAGAATATAAACCTGGAGAAATCAGATTGGCTCTTGTTCAACTCTTTTGACAAGCTAGAAAACGAG GTGGTGACCTGGTTGACAGAACGGTATCCAATCAAGACCATAGGCCCTTCTACTCCATCCATGTACACTGACAAGCGattgaaagatgacaaagaTTACACCGTCAATTTCTTCACACCAGATTCAGGAGCTTGCCTAAAATGGCTTGACACCAAGGAAACAGGCTCAGTTGTTTATGTATCCTTCGGTAGTATGTCGGACCTTGGAGAAAATCAAATGCAGGAAATAGCATGCGGCCTGATGAATTGCACTTGCAACTTTTTATGGGTAGTTCGACCTTCTGAAGAGAGCAAAATTCCTAGAGATTTCATGTTCGAGTCACAAGAAAGAGGTCTAATCGTGAATTGGTGCCCTCAGCCAAAGGTTTTGTCGCACAGGGCAGTGGGATGCTTCATGACTCACTGTGGTTGGAATTCAACAATTGAAGCATTGAGCTTGGGTGTGCCAATGGTGACCATGCCCGTGTGGGCTGATCAAACTACAAATTCTAAGTACATTGTGGATGTCTGGAAGGTAGGATTGCGAGTTAAGGGTAGTGAGGAGAGGGAAATGGTAACAAGAGAAGAAGTAGAAAGGACTATAAGAGAAGTTATGCATGGGGAGAAGACAAGTGAGCTCAGAAGCAATGCTTTGAGGTGGAAGGAGTTGGCTAAGGAGGCAAATAGTGAAGGAGGAAGCTCAGACAAAAACATTGAAGAATTTGTTTCAAGTGTTGAAAGCACTCACTCACTCAGTTGA